The Bradyrhizobium oligotrophicum S58 genome contains the following window.
GATCAAGGCGGCCACCGCGCATCTCTTCCATATCGGCGATTGTCGGATCTCACGCCTCGCCGGGCATTCGCTCGAGCAGCTCACCGACGATCATCGCATCGTCATCTCGTCGCAGCAGAGCTATCTCGGGCGCGCGCTCGGGGTCAATCCGCAGGTCGAAATCGATTATCAGGCTGTCAGGATCGAGCGCGGCGACATCTTCGTGCTCGCGACCGACGGCGTTCACGAGCATGTCGGCAAGCGCTTCATCGCCAACGTGTTGAAAGAGAATTCGCACGACCTCGATGAGGCGGCCCGCATCATCGTCGCCGAGGCGCTGGCGCAGGGCAGCGCGGACAATCTCACGATCCAGATCGTACGGATCGACGAGCTCGGCGCCGGCGCTGCCGCCGAGATCCCCGTCCAGGCCGAGCAGCTGCCGACGGCGCCGCTGCTGGACGCGCGGATGATCTTCGAGGGCTACCGGATCGTGCGCGAGATCCATGCCAGCAGCCGCAGCCACATCTATCTGGCCGTCGACGTCGATACGGAGCTCACTGTGGCCATCAAGGTGCCGTCGATCGACCTGCGTGGCGATCCGGCCTATTTGAAGCGTTTCCTGATGGAGGAATGGATCGCGCGGCGCATCGACAACCCGCACGTGCTGAAGGCGATGTCATCGCCGCGTCGCCGCGATCATCTCTACGTCGTCACCGAATTCGTCGAAGGCCAGACCTTGGCACAATGGATGGTCGACCATCCCAAACCCGATCTCGATGTTGTCCGCGACATCATCGAGCAGATCGCTCGGGGGCTGCAGGCGCTGCATCGGAAGGAAATGCTGCACCAGGATCTGCGGCCGCAGAACATCATGATCGACCGGACTGGGACCGTGAAGATCATCGATTTCGGATCGGTGCGTGTCAGCGGCGTGGTCGAGGCCGACCCGGCCGCCGACCACGACAGCATCCTCGGCACCCAGCAGTATACCGCGCCGGAATATTTTCTCGGCGAAGGCGGCACCGAATGGTCCGATCAGTTCTCGCTCGGCGTGATCACCTACCAGATGCTGACGGGGCGACTGCCGTACGGCGCGCAGATGGCGCGCGCAAGAACCCGGGCGCAGTTTCGCAAGGTCCGCTATCTGCCGGCCTCCGGCGATGACCAGGCAATCCCCCTCTGGATCGATGGCGCACTCCGGCGCGCCGTCCATCCCGTTGCCGCCAAACGCTACGAGAGCCTCTCCGAATTCGTCTTCGACCTTCGGCACCCCAATCCCGCCTATGCCGGCGGCGGCCAGACGCCGCTGATCGAGCGGAATCCGCTGTTGTTCTGGAAAGCCACGACTGCGCTGCTCGCGATCGCAGTCGTCATCCTGCTCGCGGCGCGCCACGGCGGCTGGTAGGCGAGCCTGCCGCCCAAGGACCTGCCGCCCAAGGACCTGCCGCCCCAGGATCAGGCGGGTTCAGGCGTGACCGCGCCGAGCGGCTTCGGCGCCACGCCAGCGCCCGGCTTCATGCGGAAATCATAGGTCATCAGGTGCCACGGTCCGACGGCCAGCTTGCCGTCCGGCATCACCGCATCGCTGCGCGGTTCCACCTGGGCGACGAGCTCGTCCTTGACGCCGAAGACCACGTCGCTGTCGAGGTATGCGTCGCCGCCGACGAAGACGTGGGTGATCAGCGGCTCGTGGCCCTTGGCGTCCACCAGGAAATGCACGTGAGCCGGCCGCATCGGATGGCGCTTGGTGCTCACGATCATCTGGCCGACGGGACCGTCCGTCGGGATCGGATAGCTGCACGGCAGGATGGTGCGGAAGAAGAAACGCCCATCGGCATCGGTGAGGAAGCGCGCCCGGGACGACGGACCATCGCTTGCGTAGGAGGGCCGCTGTGAATCATAGAAGCCTTCGTCGTCGGCGTGCCAGACGTCGACAGCCGCGCCTGCAAGCGGTGCGCCGGACAGGTCCGTCACCCGCCCCTGGACGAACATCTTCTCGCCCTTGAGATCGGCCGAAATGTCGGTGCCATGTGGCGTCACCCTGTGCTCGCCGACATAGAACGGACCGAGCACTGTGGTCTCCGTGGCCCCTGCACGCTCCCGGTGATTGACGGCGTCGACCAGCATCGAGACGCCGAGCACGTCGGACAGCAGGATGAACTCCTGCCGGCTTGCGGTGCAGGTCTG
Protein-coding sequences here:
- a CDS encoding bifunctional protein-serine/threonine kinase/phosphatase — encoded protein: MPLRITIGAHSDKGQKPGNQDFHGALIPDEPALSLKGIAIAIADGISSSEVSHIASESAVKSFLTDYYCTPDAWSVKTSAQRVITAANSWLYAQTRASQYAYDRDKGYVCTLSAIVIKAATAHLFHIGDCRISRLAGHSLEQLTDDHRIVISSQQSYLGRALGVNPQVEIDYQAVRIERGDIFVLATDGVHEHVGKRFIANVLKENSHDLDEAARIIVAEALAQGSADNLTIQIVRIDELGAGAAAEIPVQAEQLPTAPLLDARMIFEGYRIVREIHASSRSHIYLAVDVDTELTVAIKVPSIDLRGDPAYLKRFLMEEWIARRIDNPHVLKAMSSPRRRDHLYVVTEFVEGQTLAQWMVDHPKPDLDVVRDIIEQIARGLQALHRKEMLHQDLRPQNIMIDRTGTVKIIDFGSVRVSGVVEADPAADHDSILGTQQYTAPEYFLGEGGTEWSDQFSLGVITYQMLTGRLPYGAQMARARTRAQFRKVRYLPASGDDQAIPLWIDGALRRAVHPVAAKRYESLSEFVFDLRHPNPAYAGGGQTPLIERNPLLFWKATTALLAIAVVILLAARHGGW
- a CDS encoding intradiol ring-cleavage dioxygenase, yielding MTQFNEAELTDAVIKSFDGTPDPRVKFLMQELVASLHDYVRKTNLTFDEWGAAIDFLTRTGQTCTASRQEFILLSDVLGVSMLVDAVNHRERAGATETTVLGPFYVGEHRVTPHGTDISADLKGEKMFVQGRVTDLSGAPLAGAAVDVWHADDEGFYDSQRPSYASDGPSSRARFLTDADGRFFFRTILPCSYPIPTDGPVGQMIVSTKRHPMRPAHVHFLVDAKGHEPLITHVFVGGDAYLDSDVVFGVKDELVAQVEPRSDAVMPDGKLAVGPWHLMTYDFRMKPGAGVAPKPLGAVTPEPA